The Stenotrophomonas sp. BIO128-Bstrain region CTACGTCACCATCAGCGGTGGCGGTGCCGGCGGTGTGGCCCAGGCCAACGTGCAGTTCAAGGAAGTGGTGCTGGAGCTGAAGGTCACCCCGACCATCACCAACGACAACCGCGTGTTCCTGAACATGGCGGTCAAGAAGGATGAAGTGGACAGCTACATCGTCCTGGATGGCTACGGCACCGTGCCGACCATCAACCGCCGGGAAGTGAACACCGCCGTGCTGGTCGATGATGGCCAGACCGTGGTGATCGGTGGCGTGTATGAGTTCACCGACCGCAACAGCGTCAACAAGGTACCGTTCCTGGGCGACGTGCCGTTCCTGGGCAATCTGTTCAAGAAGCGCAGCCGCAACAAGGACAAGGCCGAACTGCTGGTGTTCGTGACCCCCAAGGTGCTGCGCGTGTCCCGGACCACCCCGGCCGTGAATTGATACGCACCCTCATGCAGTGACGAAAGGGCCGCCGCGTGCGGCCCTTTCTGCGTTCAGCCAATCTTGATGTCGTAACCGGCGCTGTCCTGCCATCATGGCGATGGAACCTCTGCCCACCGTGGAGGTCACATGGATGCCATGAATCTGCCGCCCCCCATGCCCGATACCCCCACGCCCGCTCCGGTGGAGCACGACCGCCTGCACGATGCCTTCCGCGCGCTGCGCGATGGTCTGTCGTCCGAAATCGTCGGCCAGAGCGCGCTCGTCGAGCGCTTGCTGACCGCACTGCTGGCGGATGGCCACCTGCTGGTCGAAGGCGCCCCGGGCCTGGCCAAGACCACCGCGATCCGTGCCCTGGCCGCCCGGCTGGATGCGGATTTCTCGCGCGTGCAGTTCACCCCGGACCTGCTGCCGGCCGACCTGACCGGCACCGAAATCTGGCGCCCGCAGGAAGGGCGGTTCGAGTTCGTGCCCGGCCCGATCTTCCATCCCATCCTGCTTGCCGACGAAATCAACCGCGCCCCGGCCAAGGTGCAGTCCGCGCTGCTCGAAGCCATGGGCGAGCGCCAGGTCACCGTGGGCCGGCATACCTATCCGCTGCCCTCGCTGTTCCTGGTGATGGCCACGCAGAACCCGATCGAGCAGGAAGGCACCTTCCCGCTGCCCGAAGCCCAGCTGGACCGCTTCCTGATGCATGTGCGGATCGGCTATCCCGATTCGGATGCGGAGACCGAAATCCTGCGCCTGGCCCGCGAGCGCGCCCGCGAGGCGCTGTCCACGCCGGCCGCCGCGCCAGCCCGCATGCCGCTGAGCGATGTGTTCGCCGCACGCAAGGCGGTGCTGTCGCTGCACGTGGCACCGGCGCTGGAGCGTTACCTGATCGAGATCGTGCTGGCCTCGCGCGATGCCGCCCGCTACGACCCGGCGCTGGCCCGGCGCATCGCCTGGGGCGCCAGCCCGCGTGGCTCGATCGCGCTGGAACGCTGTGCGCGTGCGCGCGCCTGGCTGGCCGGGCGTGACTTCGTCACCCCGGACGATGTGCGCAACGTGGCGCCGGACGTACTGCGCCACCGCGTGCTGCCCAGCTACGAGGCCACCGCCGAAGGCTGGGATGGCGAGCGCCTGGTCGCCGAGCTGCTGGCCCGCGTGCCGGCGCCCTGAGCGCGATGGAGACCCCCGTGCATACGGCCACGCCGCTGGAGGGCGATGGCCTGCGGCCGAGCCTGGCCGAGCTGGTGGCGCTGCGCCGCAGTGCGCATCGCGCACCGCCGGCACGCCGTGGCCGCCTCGGTCATGCCGGCAGTGCGCCGTCACCGGCGCGGGGCCGGGGCATGGAGTACGCCGAGTCCCGCGACTACGTGCCGGGGGACGATGCGCGGCATATCGACTGGCGGGTCACCGCGCGCACCGGGCGCGCCCACACCAAGCTGTTCCAGGCCGAGCGCGAACGTTTGACGCTGCTGGTCGCCGACACCGATCCGGTGCTGTATTTCGGCACCCGGGTCCGCTTCAAATCCGTGCAGGCCGCACGCGTCGGCGCGGTCGCGGCATGGCTGGCGCAGCGCCAGGGCGATCGCCTCGCCGCCGTGCGGGGCAGTACCCAGGAGCCGCCGATCGCACCGGCCGGTGGCACCCGCGGGGTGCTGCGCGTGCTGGATGCCTTGACCCGCTGGTACGCCGAACCGCCTGCCGAAGATGCCGGGCTGGATCGCGCGCTGGAGCAGGCGGCCCGGTTGCTGCGTCCGGGTGCACGCGTGGTCGTGCTGGCCGATCCGGCGCGCGCCTCCACCATCACCAGTGCCCGCTGGGCTGCGCTGGCCATGCACCACGAAGTGGTGGTGATGCTGCTGGTTGATCCGCTGGAAAAGGCGCCTCCCGCCGATGCGTTGCCGTTCCTCTCGCAGGGACGTCGCGTCCTGCTTGATCTGGGCAATGCGGCAGTGCGCGAGCACTGGCGCGAACGATTCGTCGCGCCCCTGGATGCATTGCAGGCCACCTTGTCCGCTCGCCGGATCCAGGTGCACGTAGTCTCTACCGATGACGCCAGCGACAGCTGGTTGAGCCCGCTGCCGACCGCGGTGGTGGCATGAGCGCGGCCGCGTCGCTGCCGCTGCGCGATGTGCAGCTGCCGCCGTCACCGCCATGGTGGCCGCCCGCACCGGGCTGGTGGCTGGTGTTCGCCGCGCTCGTGCTGGTGGTGGCCGCGATCTGGGTCTGGCAGTGGCGTGCGCGGCGCGCGCGCCAGCGGTGGCTGGAGCTGTTCGATGCCGAGGTCGACCAGGCCGGCTCGCCGGTACTGCAGGTTGCTGCGATCGCTTCCCTGCTGCGCCGTGCGGCGCGCCGGTACCAGCCAGGCGCGGAGCGCCTGCAGGGGCCGGCGTGGCTGGCGTTCCTGGATGAGAACAACAGCCGCGCCTTCTCCGACGGCGACGGTGCACTGCTGCTGGACGGTGGCTATCGGCCAAGCGTGGATGCCGAGGCGGTGCAGCGGCTGCGCGTGCTCGCGCGCCGCCGTTATCTGTCGCTGCTTACGGAGCGGCGCCGATGATCGCGATCACGCTGCCGACGTGGTTGAGCTGGGTCGACAGCCTGGCCTGGCCCTGGATGCTGCTGGCGCTGCCGTTGCCGATCCTCATGCGCTGGTGGCCGTCGCGTCCCGGCGCGGGTGCCGCGCTGCGGGTGCCCTATGCCGCCGACCAGCTGCAGTCGCTCGGTGCTGCCCCGGGCGGTGCGGGGCCACGGCTGGGGCGTGCATTGCTGTGGCTGGCCTGGGCCTGCCTGTGCGTGGCCGCCGCGCGGCCGCAGCAGCTCGGCGATGCAGTGACGCCGCCACAGCAGGGCCGACAGATGATGCTGGCAGTGGATGTGTCCGGCAGCATGAGCGAGGCGGACATGATGCTCGGCAACCAGGTGGTCGAGCGGCTGACCGCGGCCAAGGCGGTGCTCGCCGACTTCCTGGACCGCCGCGTCGGCGATCGTGTCGGTCTGCTGATCTTCGGCGAGCGCGCCTACACGCTCACGCCGTTGACCGCCGACCTCACCAGCGTGCGTGACCAGCTGCGCGACAGCGTGGTCGGCCTGGCCGGGCGCGAGACGGCGATCGGCGATGCGATCGCGCTGGCGGTCAAACGCCTGCGTGAACAACCCCAGGGCCAGCGCGTGCTGATCCTGCTCACCGACGGCGTCAGCAATGCCGGCGTCCTCGAACCGCTGCGCGCGGCCGAACTCGCCCAGGCTGAGGGCGTGCGCGTGTACACCGTGGCCTTCGGCGGCGATGGTGGCATCAGTCTGTTCGGCGTGCAGATCGCGCCGGGCGACGACCCGGTGGACGAGGCGACCTTGAACAGGATTGCCGAGCTCACCGGTGGCCGCTCGTTCCGCGCGCGCAATACCGATGAGCTGGCCGGCATCTATGCCGAGCTGGAGCGGCTGGAACCGGTCAAATCGACGGGCCCGGCGGTGCGGCCGCGGATCGAGCGCTACGCGCCGCCGCTGGCATTGGCGTTGCTTCTGGCCGGCCTGGCCTGGCTGCTGCCGAGGCGCTGGATATGAGCGCGAGCTGGAACGCCCTGCATTTCATGCGCCCCGATGCCCTGTGGGCGCTGCTCGCGCTGCCGCTGCTGGTGGCGATCTGGTGGTTGCGCCGGCGCCGGGCCAACGTGTGGCGGCAGACCGTGGATGCGCATCTGCTACGCCACCTGCTGGTCGGCCGCGACCGTCGCGCCTGGGGCGGGTTGGTGCTGTTGCTGTCCGGTACGGTGATCGCGATCGTGGCCCTGGCCGGTCCCTCGTGGCGGCAGGTCGCCCAACCGTTGTGGCAGACGCCGTCGCCGCTGGTGGTTGCGCTGGATCTCTCTTCGCGGGTGACCGCGACCGATCTGCCACCGTCGCGCCTGCTCCAGGCGCGCGCCAAACTGGCCACACTGCTGCGCGAACGCCAGGGCGGTGAAGTCGCCTTGCTGGTGTACGCCGATGACGCCTACACGGTGGCGCCGCTGACCGACGACATGGCCAATGTCGCCCTGTACCTGGATGCCTTGGCACCGGACGTGATGCCACGCGATGGCCAGCGCGCGGACCGTGCGCTGGAAACGGCGGTGAAGCTGCTGCAGCAATCCGGTGCACGCGGTGGCGACATTCTGCTGCTGACCGATCGCGCCGATGCCGATGCAGAACAGGCGGCGGCCTCGGCACGCGCGCAGGGTTTCGTGGTCTCCGTGCTCGGCCTGGGTACGCCGCAGGGCGCGGCCTACCGCAATGGCGAAGGCCAGATCGTGCCCGCGCGGCTGGAAGAGGGCACCCTGCGCGGCGTCGCCAGCCGCGGCGGCGGTCGCTATGCCCGCATCGCCTCCGACGACAAGGATCTGGCCGCGCTGGACGTGTTGATCCCGCGGGTCAGTGCCGATGACAGCCGCGAAGGGCAGGGCCGCACCTGGCGCGATGAAGGTTTCTGGCTGCTGCCGCCGCTGATGGTGCTGGCCCTGTTTGCGTTCCGGCGGCGCGGCGCACTGGCGGTGCTGGTGATGATGGCGGCAGTGCCGATGGCGCTGCCCACGACGGCGCACGCCGCTGAAGGAACGTGGTGGCAACGCGCCGACCAGGTCGATCAGCAACGCTTGTCCAGCGGCGTGGATGCGTACCGCAAGGGCGACTTCAAGGCCGCGCAGCAGCAGTTCGAGGGCATCGACACCGACGCCGGCTGGTACAACCTCGGCAACGCATTGGCGCGCCAGGGGCAGTACGACGCGGCGATCGAGGCCTATGACCGCGCGTTGAAGAAGCATCCCGGCATGGCTGATGCGGTGGCCAACCGCGCCGCGGTCGACGCCGCCCGGAAGCGCAAGCCGCCGCAGAACAACGACCAGAACAACGATCAGAAGGACGGAAAGAACCCGCCCGAAAAGCCCGACGCCGGCAGGAATCAGGGGCAGGGACAGGGCAAGGAGGGTGACGGTTCGCCGCCGCAGGACAAGGGCGAGCCGGGGCAGTTACCGCCGCCCTCGTCCGGTGATCCGAAGGATGGCCGCTCCCAGGGCGAGAAGTCACCACAGGCCGCCGACAGCCAGGCGCAGGCCGAGGCCGACGCCGCCCAGCGCGAGCGCATGCAGCAGGCGATGCAGCGCCAAGGGAACAACGACGGCAACGACAAGGCCCAGGGCCAGGTCAGCGGCACCCCGCAGCAGCGTGAGCAGCAGCAGGCAGTCGAGGCCTGGATGCGGCGCGTACCGGATGATCCGGGCAGCCTGCTGCGGGCCAAGTTCCAGCTGGAAAACGAACGCAGGAAACGGGAAGGGCGATGACACACTCCACGATACAGCGCTGGTTGCGCGCCGGACTCGTCCTGCTGCTGTGCGCGAGCCTGGCCGCGCAGGCACAGACCCGGGCATGGCTTGATCGTGACCAGATCACCGACAGCGACACCGTCACGCTCAACATTGAATCCGATGCTGGTGGGAGTGCGCCGGACTATGCACCGCTGCGGACCGACTTCGATCTCAGCAGCCAGACCAGCAGCCGCCAGGTGCAGTGGAGCAATGGCGCGATGACCTCGCGCGCGTTGTACGCGGTGGCGCTCAGCCCGAAGCGGAGCGGCACGCTGCAGGTTCCCGCCCTGCAGGTTGGCAGCAGCCGTACGCAGCCGCTGACGCTGCAGGTCGGTGCCAGCAGCGCATCGGCCCCCGCCGCGGCCACGGGCGACGCCGCCGTGTTCCTGGAAACCGAGGTCGATGATCCGACGCCGTACGTGCAGCAGAGTGTCGGCGTGGTGGTGCGCCTGTTCTACGCCGCGCAACTGCTCAGTGGTGAACTGGTGCTCGATACGCCGGCCGGTGCATCGCTGCAGCGGGTGGGCGAAGACCGCACCCTCGTGCGCGAGGTCAATGGCCGCCGCTACAACGTGGTGGAACGTCGTTTCCTGCTGATCCCCGAGCGCAGCGGAGCGCTGGTGCTGCCGGCGGCCCAGTTCAACGGGCGCAGCGCGGGCGGCTTTTTCAACGACATGTTCGGTGGCGATGGCCGCCTGCGCGCCGCATCGGCCGAGCGCACGCTGCAGGTCCAGGCGCAGCCCGCGTCTGCCCCGCAGCCGTGGCTGCCGCTGCATGGGCTGCGCCTGCGCTACACCGCCGCGCCCACCACCGGCCGTGCCGGAGAAGCGGCCACCATCGTGGTCGAAGCCGTGGCCGAGGGCGCGACCAAGGCGCAGTTCCCGGAGCTGCCGGTGCCCGATGTCGGGCCAGGTGCGCAGGTCTTCGCCGAGCCGCCGCAGTTCGATGAAACCTTCAACGGCAGCACGCCGCAGCTCACGCTGACCCGGCGCTTCGCGATCGTGCCGCGCCAGGCCGGGGCGCTGACGGTGCCGGGGCTGCGCATGGCGTGGTGGGACGTGGCGGCCGGTCAGCCGCGCACCGCCAGCCTGCCGGACCTGCAGCTGGATATCGCCGCCGGCGTGGGCGGCAGTGCCGCAGCGCCCCTGCCGGTAGACACCACCTCGGCCCTGCCGGGTGAGCCGGCCACGGCGTCCACCGATCTGCAGTTGGCGCCTGCGCAGGCCGCGCCACGTCCCTGGGGCTGGATCGCCCTGTCGGCCGGCCTGGCCGTGCTGTGGCTGTTGACCCTGGC contains the following coding sequences:
- a CDS encoding MoxR family ATPase; translation: MNLPPPMPDTPTPAPVEHDRLHDAFRALRDGLSSEIVGQSALVERLLTALLADGHLLVEGAPGLAKTTAIRALAARLDADFSRVQFTPDLLPADLTGTEIWRPQEGRFEFVPGPIFHPILLADEINRAPAKVQSALLEAMGERQVTVGRHTYPLPSLFLVMATQNPIEQEGTFPLPEAQLDRFLMHVRIGYPDSDAETEILRLARERAREALSTPAAAPARMPLSDVFAARKAVLSLHVAPALERYLIEIVLASRDAARYDPALARRIAWGASPRGSIALERCARARAWLAGRDFVTPDDVRNVAPDVLRHRVLPSYEATAEGWDGERLVAELLARVPAP
- a CDS encoding DUF58 domain-containing protein, producing METPVHTATPLEGDGLRPSLAELVALRRSAHRAPPARRGRLGHAGSAPSPARGRGMEYAESRDYVPGDDARHIDWRVTARTGRAHTKLFQAERERLTLLVADTDPVLYFGTRVRFKSVQAARVGAVAAWLAQRQGDRLAAVRGSTQEPPIAPAGGTRGVLRVLDALTRWYAEPPAEDAGLDRALEQAARLLRPGARVVVLADPARASTITSARWAALAMHHEVVVMLLVDPLEKAPPADALPFLSQGRRVLLDLGNAAVREHWRERFVAPLDALQATLSARRIQVHVVSTDDASDSWLSPLPTAVVA
- a CDS encoding DUF4381 domain-containing protein — protein: MSAAASLPLRDVQLPPSPPWWPPAPGWWLVFAALVLVVAAIWVWQWRARRARQRWLELFDAEVDQAGSPVLQVAAIASLLRRAARRYQPGAERLQGPAWLAFLDENNSRAFSDGDGALLLDGGYRPSVDAEAVQRLRVLARRRYLSLLTERRR
- a CDS encoding VWA domain-containing protein, with the protein product MIAITLPTWLSWVDSLAWPWMLLALPLPILMRWWPSRPGAGAALRVPYAADQLQSLGAAPGGAGPRLGRALLWLAWACLCVAAARPQQLGDAVTPPQQGRQMMLAVDVSGSMSEADMMLGNQVVERLTAAKAVLADFLDRRVGDRVGLLIFGERAYTLTPLTADLTSVRDQLRDSVVGLAGRETAIGDAIALAVKRLREQPQGQRVLILLTDGVSNAGVLEPLRAAELAQAEGVRVYTVAFGGDGGISLFGVQIAPGDDPVDEATLNRIAELTGGRSFRARNTDELAGIYAELERLEPVKSTGPAVRPRIERYAPPLALALLLAGLAWLLPRRWI
- a CDS encoding tetratricopeptide repeat protein, which gives rise to MSASWNALHFMRPDALWALLALPLLVAIWWLRRRRANVWRQTVDAHLLRHLLVGRDRRAWGGLVLLLSGTVIAIVALAGPSWRQVAQPLWQTPSPLVVALDLSSRVTATDLPPSRLLQARAKLATLLRERQGGEVALLVYADDAYTVAPLTDDMANVALYLDALAPDVMPRDGQRADRALETAVKLLQQSGARGGDILLLTDRADADAEQAAASARAQGFVVSVLGLGTPQGAAYRNGEGQIVPARLEEGTLRGVASRGGGRYARIASDDKDLAALDVLIPRVSADDSREGQGRTWRDEGFWLLPPLMVLALFAFRRRGALAVLVMMAAVPMALPTTAHAAEGTWWQRADQVDQQRLSSGVDAYRKGDFKAAQQQFEGIDTDAGWYNLGNALARQGQYDAAIEAYDRALKKHPGMADAVANRAAVDAARKRKPPQNNDQNNDQKDGKNPPEKPDAGRNQGQGQGKEGDGSPPQDKGEPGQLPPPSSGDPKDGRSQGEKSPQAADSQAQAEADAAQRERMQQAMQRQGNNDGNDKAQGQVSGTPQQREQQQAVEAWMRRVPDDPGSLLRAKFQLENERRKREGR
- a CDS encoding BatD family protein codes for the protein MTHSTIQRWLRAGLVLLLCASLAAQAQTRAWLDRDQITDSDTVTLNIESDAGGSAPDYAPLRTDFDLSSQTSSRQVQWSNGAMTSRALYAVALSPKRSGTLQVPALQVGSSRTQPLTLQVGASSASAPAAATGDAAVFLETEVDDPTPYVQQSVGVVVRLFYAAQLLSGELVLDTPAGASLQRVGEDRTLVREVNGRRYNVVERRFLLIPERSGALVLPAAQFNGRSAGGFFNDMFGGDGRLRAASAERTLQVQAQPASAPQPWLPLHGLRLRYTAAPTTGRAGEAATIVVEAVAEGATKAQFPELPVPDVGPGAQVFAEPPQFDETFNGSTPQLTLTRRFAIVPRQAGALTVPGLRMAWWDVAAGQPRTASLPDLQLDIAAGVGGSAAAPLPVDTTSALPGEPATASTDLQLAPAQAAPRPWGWIALSAGLAVLWLLTLAWGWRRRRRPAVVRGAEGVVSITASGSPYTRADLRRAMEAGGLDEIIAVLAGMGGVQTFEQVLERLDDAQQRAALVQMQQVRWGGQGGDVGQARQDLRRAFHDGPHWRAPAATQNNGLAPLYPSAHS